Part of the Flavobacterium sp. MDT1-60 genome, TCATTATGTGTGGAATGAAAGAATGAAAATAATTAGGGTGTCAGGATGCGCTGAATAAAAGCATTAAATTGTTAAATGAATGAAGAATTTCATTGCTTAATCATTTTAGTATTAGAAACTCATTATGGATTGTATCAATAAAAGCCATTAATAATTGATGTCATAAAAATTATATTTAATTGTAAAATATGCATTACTTAAAGTTTGGTATTGTGTTTTTTTTATATAATTTGGTGAAGTCTTATTAATGATTTTCTTAATCATTTAATTTAAAGTCAAAGTTTTTACATATTCTCAAATTGCTAATATGAGGCTCAATTTGTTATAACCTACAGTCAAAAGCGAAAAAGAGAATTAAATAACAATCCCAAATTGCAAAAAAAACATGAAACAAGAAATTGATGCTTTAGAACAATCCATGCACATTAAAGATTTTCTTTTTGTAATTAAAAAAAAATCAGATCATTTAACTAATTATTTCCTCATCAGTTTTTTTGTCGTCGGATTGTTGCTTTCTTTTTTTTATGACACCTGGCAAATTGGAGTTGGAGTCGGCAGCCTGTTGCTTATTGCCTATTATTCCACAAAAGTTGTCATGCCTAAATCAAATTTATACCAATATGTCCTCAGTGTTGTATTGGGAATTTTCATGGCTCAATTTATTTACCAGATGCATGGACTGTTCGAAATGCACTTTATAGCATTCATTGCAAGTGCCATCCTTATTACGTATCAAAACTGGAAGTTGCAAATACCACTTATGCTTGTTGTGGGAATACATCATGGAGTATTTGGTTATTTTCAATATCTGGGATTAGATGAAATTTATTTCTCTCAGTTAGATTATATGTCATTACAGACATTTATTATTCATATGATACTTGCAGGTTGCATTTTTTCAATTTGCGGGTTGTGGGCCTATCAATTTAAAAAATATAGTGAAGCACATATGGAACTAATTTTTAAAAAAAGGGAAATTGAAAATCAGGAATTAAAAACCGCCAATTATGAACTTGACCGTTTTGTTTACAGTACCTCTCATGATTTGCGAGCACCACTGAATTCAATGCTCGGTCTTATTGAAATAGCCAAAGAAGACACTACTGAAGAATCGATGCTTGAATATTTTAGAATGCTAAAAGGCAGCGCAAAAAAACTGGATGGTTTTATCTGTGACATTCTTGATTATTCGCGAAACTCTCGTATGGAAATCAATAACGAGCTAATTAATTTCAGAGAACTGATTAATGGTGTGACGGAAAACTTAAAATTCATTGGTGATAATAACAGAATGGTTGAATTTAAAATTGAGATCTTTGATGAAGTTTCCTTTTATTCTGATAAAAATCGTTTAATTACTATTTTAAATAACCTTATTTCAAATGCTATTCGGTATCAAAATTCTCAAATTCCAAATCCCTTTGTCAATATTAAAATAGAGACGTCTCCAACTGAAACCAATATCTTCGTTCAGGACAATGGTATAGGAATTGATGAAGAATCGCAATCGAAAATATTTAACATGTTCTATCGCGTGTCGCAGGAATCCGTTGGTTCAGGACTAGGATTGTATATTGTAAAAGAAGCTGTTAATAAACTGAATGGCGATATAAAAGTTAAATCTCAAATAGGTGAAGGAACAACTTTCTTAATTAAAATACCAAATCAATAAATCAATCTTAACTAATGAACCAGGAATCAGAAAAACCAACTTTCAAAAAAATTTTAGTGATAGACGACAATCCAACAGATCGTTATATCGCAAAGCGAATGGCTGAAAAATATCATTTCGCTGAAGAAATAATTTTGCAGGAATCAGCTCTTGAAGCACTTGATTATATTAAATCATTAGAAAATACTCCAGAATTACTTCCACAATTCATTTTTTTAGATATTAATATGCCGGGAATGAACGGCTATGAATTTCTGGAAGAATACGCAAAACTGTCTGAAACAATCAAAGCAAACTGCATTATTTTGATGATTACAACATCTATACATCCTGATGATTTTAAACGGGCCGAAAATAATCCTTCTGTATTTCGTTTTCTGAATAAACCATTGGATCGAGAAAAATTTAGGCTTATTGAAGATGAGTTTTTATCGAAGAAGTAGAGTTTGTTAGTGAGTTTTTTAAGGTCTAGGATTAGATTTCTTACCTCAGCAATATTATTTTTATATTATAATTGGAATTCTAAAAGTAAAGCCACCATAAGAAGATTTTGTTCTTTAATGGTGGCTTTGAGTTGAATTAAGATGAAAAAGTATTTTAATTATTATTGAGTTATTATTGTCCAGCCTTTATCTCGTAAAAGAGTTTCAGATGCAGTCTCTATAATTGAATCATAATTTACTTCGCAATTTATACTACCATTATTGCCAAGATTTGAAATCCAGGCCGTTGCTGTGTTCCAGCTAGATGTAGTTATCCGGTTGTATTCTAGCCTAATATTTTTCAAAGTAGCTGGCAATGGTAAAGTAGGGTTAAAAGAAACTATCGAACAACTTAACACAGATAGAAATTCTAAATTATCTGGTAAAGGAACAGAAGGATCGAATGTTGAAATTTTATTACCACCTAAACTTAGAATTTTTAAATTTGAAGGTAAAAGAAAATTTACTAGATCAAAAGAGACTATTTGATTGTTAAATAAGGAGAGGCTAGTTATTGAATTAGGTAAAGCAAAATTAGCAGGATCAAAAGTGGCTATTTTGTTGTCACCTATAGAAAACGAATCTAAGTTTGCTGGTAAGGCAAAATTAGCAGGGTCAAATGTAACTATTTGGTTATCATTTAAGTTTAGATATTTTAGATTCGACGGTAGCGCAATAGAAGGGTCAAATGTAACTATTTTATTGTTGTTTAAAATTAATTCCTGCAAATCAGCAGGTAAAGCAAGAGAAGGATTAAATACAACTATCTCATTTACATTTAATTTTAAAACATTTAAACCTGAAGGCAATGCAATAGTAGGATTAAATGTTTCTATTTGATTCACCTCCAGATTTAACGTTTTCAAATCCACTGGCAAAGCAATAGAAGGATTAAAGGTCTTCAAATCACAATTGCTCAAAGATAAATATTCTAAACTGTCAGGTAGTTCAATATGAGGATCAAAAGTAGCTAAAGTATTGTTATTTAAATCCAAGGTAGTAACTGAATGTGGCAGTTTTTCAGTAGGGTTGAAAAAAGTTATTTCATTTGATTGTAAAAATATGCGGCTTATCTGATTGGTAAATCCGGTGAAATCAATATCTTTTATTTGACAAGAATTCAAGTTTATTTGTCCTGAAAAAGAATCTGATCTTGTGAAAATAGCGTCATTACCTTCAATTCTAACTTTAGTAAATATCAAAGAGGTACTAGCACTAAAAAAAACATTCCAATCTTCAATACTTTCTTTGTCAGTTATACCTAAAAAAGAAGCCGTTGTATCAATGTCGTTAAAAACTAATTTCATTGTCGGTAAAACATCAACAACAACAGCTAAAACAGAAGATTCAGAATCGCTAACGATTGGTTTTCTATAATAGTCACCAACGACTAAACCATCTGCTTTTGCTTCGCCATTATTGTTATAAACACCTTTTATTTCAATAGAAAAACTACTTTGAGGAATCCTCTTAACTTCTTTGTCTGCGCTATAAACTAATATCTCATCTGTGTTTTTACCTTCATTCACAGTATCTAAAGCTAATGCTTTACTAATTATATATTTTTGTGTGATCATTTTTTTAAATTACTTGATGAGTAATATTTGTTTCTATTAAAATGTTGTTCCCGATGCTCTTATCCATGTATTAGGAGCAGTACACCAATATATATAGCCAGCAACTATTCTAATTTCACCAACCTTTCCAGAAGCTGTAGCTGATGCAGGAGCAACCGTTCCAATGAAACTATTAAGATATTCTTTAGTTAAAACAGCTTTGCCTGTTGTGTCTCCAGTAATTAAAGCAGTTGTTTGAACTGGGAGTGTGGTTAAATTTGTTGAATTAGATATCAATCTTTGTGTTCCCACACCGTCTGATACTATTACATTATTTTCTAAGGCAGCTGCTAAACCACTTACTTTACCCACAATAGTATTGCCTGATCCTGTAGTGATGCCTGTAGTATTACCATTATTTTGAGCAATAATTAAATTGTTGGCCCCTGTAGTTATACCACCTCCAAATTGTATAAATCCTGTACCAGCTATGATTGTATTATTGCTGCCTGTAGTAATACCACTTCCGGATTGAAAACCTATTGCTATATTGTGTGCACCTGTAGTATTGTTATTTAAGGCAAAATTACCTATTCCTATACCATGTCCGGTTGTATTATTAAACATCGCACTTGCTCCAATAGCTACAGACCTGTGTCCAAATATATTTGAACCGGCAGTGCCTATATTTTTAGCTAAAGCACCTGCTCCAATAGCAACATTTTGGCTGCCATATTGATTTGCTTTTAAAGTATTAATTCCCATAGCAACATTATAAGAACCAGTAGTATTCGCCATAGAAGCCGCATCACCAAAAGCACTATTTTGATTACCCGTTGTATTCATTTGTAGTGCACCCCAACCCATAGCGGTATTATAATTACCTGTTGTAACATCTCTCAACGCTTCAAATCCAAATGAATGGTTTTCAACAGCAGTTGTTGCTGAGTTTTGTGAATTGATTCCGAATACTACATTATCAATCCCGGTACTATTACCTCTACCAATTCTTAAACCATTAATAGTTTTATCTACACCTCCTAGTTCCTGTAAAGCTGTATTGTTCACTATACCAGATACAGTATCTGATACAGGAGTAAATGGAACATCTCCAGAACCCAATAAAGAAATGCCATTTACAGTTTTAAGGCCGGATGAACCAACAAACTCACTTCGAGGAACAAATTTGACAATTTTATCAGCACCACGTACAAGGACGCTGTCAAACTTAGTGCCCCCATTAACAGTCTCTAAGCGTAATGGCTTTTGAATTAAATAAGTAGATTGTGCCGTTGAGAAAAGCGTAACGGACAACGCTAACAATAAGATTATCTTTTTCATTTTTTAATTTTGTTTAGTTATATATGTTTTTTAGACAGTTGATTAGTCATGCTTTATCAATAGAAAGCAACGGTTTTTCAGCACTGAGAATTTTTATCAACTTACTTTCTGAAACTTATCATCCCATTTTTCACCTCATCAATTGCTATAAAAGAGCTGTTTTCCTGATCGAACTGGATAGTAAAATCTGCTTCGTAGTCAAGAATTTTAAATTGTGATCCGTCTCCTGTTATGACTATACCCAGAGATTCTTTTAAATTATCTATTTCTTCGTCGCAGATCAATTCGTTGTAAGACATAAAGAGATCGTAACTTTTTGTTTTCCCATGTTTTTTTGTGCTAAATGTTACTTTGTAAATTTCTGCTTCAAACAATGCTGGGAATTCTTTTTTATTTACAACAGAAAAAGAATTACTTAAATCGATTGTGTTTTCGATTCTTCTGATCTTAAATATTCGTTCTAATAAATAAGGTGCATTTTTGGTTTTTACTTTCAATTTGGTTAATTGGTTATAGGCTGGAATTCAGATTCAGAAGAAAAAGGAAGCAGTTTAATCTGGCGGTATTTGGGATGAATAATTTGAGAAATTAATTTTTCCTTCTAGTGTATAAACCAAATTTGTATATAGGAATTCCTATCTTTTCTGCTTTTTCATAAGGGAATACAAACAATTTTTCTTCTTATAGTTGTTCGTATTCCTCTATTTATATAGATATATTTAGGATGAAGTATTTGCCTATTTTTCGATATGATATTTAGGATCGATGGTGATCAAAAGTCTTTTGAATAATAGTATTAAACGATCTCTTATCGATTTAAGAATCAAAGTCATCGCATCAAAATTTTCTACTTCTTTTTTTGTTTTTATGGCAATAATATTGCTGATTATTGAAATTCCGTCGCTAACAATAAGTAAATCCATTACTATGGTTACAAACCATTTAAAGTTGTAATTAAGTCCTTTACTCATTAATGCCAAGGCTGTTGGTATTAGCAATACGGCTAACTTAGACACAAATCCCAGAGCTAATTTTTTAAAGCTGAAAGGATTGTTTAGCACTATGGTTTTTATAATGCCTAAAAAAGTATCCATTACCATTAAGTAAAATAATATCTTAACAATTTCGGCATCCATCTCCAAGTAAATAAAAATTCCGTAAAGCAATAATTTTAGTTCATTTGAGTATTCTGAGATTTTATGTATCATGGTTTTTATGTTGTTAGTCTTCTACTATAGATTTTTGGGCGTGATCAAAATCAATTACTCCCAATAAGTTGGTAAATCTTTTCCCGAAAACCGATAGGGTATTGTCTCTTTCATTTTCTCCTAAATTATCGCTTATGGTTTCCTGGATAACACCAAATTTATTTGTCGAGGAAGCGATAATAAAATTGTCATTTAATAATGTTCCGGCAACGGTATTTCCGGCAATGTCGATGCTTAAACTAAGTTTTCTCAGATAGGTTAAAAAACCTTTCCATTTTATGATGGCATATACAAAACAAATAGGGTAGATGCCTAAAGAACAAATCGATGCAAATAAAAAGAGGATCCATTCGGTATAATGTTTTTTCGAAATTAATAAGGTTGGAAGTAATAAGGTTACTAATGGGATCATTGTCAAGATTGTAATTAAAAGCCACAGCAAAGCCGAAGCTGTAAAAATAAATTTCACAATTTTCATTTATAGTTTTTTAAGTTGAATGGTTTTAGGTAAGTAATCTTTTGGGGTAATTAAACCCCAAAAGATTACTAAATAGTTATTTTGTTTTTTATAGTTGTGGATCTTGTGGATCTTCTGGTTTATTGTTGTGAGCAACAATTCCGGAAATAACATAATTATCTACATTCTCAACATCTAAAAGAGCAACTTCCAAAGGTTCTTCTTTGAATGTTATCGATTCAATAGCCTTTGTTTTCCCTGTTTTATCAATCAGTAGCATGCTTTGTGACACATTTTTTACAGATATCCATTGTAGATTTTCACCATCTTGAGTAACTAATAAAGGGTGTTCTCCGGTAACTTTAATCGTTGTGTCAGCCATTTTAATTTCGTAGTAATTTGGCTGAACACTTGTGATTTTGTTAACAACAGTTACGTCAGTTTTAGTAGCTTCATCTAATTTTCCATTCCACAAGAAATAGTCTCCATCAGATTCATCAATCTCATTAGGGAAAGAAAATCCCTGAAGTTTGTCTCCAACTACAATATTCTTTAATTTCTTTGATTGTCCTGATGCCATTGTTACTAATGATTCTACGTCGAAACATGATCCGCCTCCGCCTTCTGATTCTACATATCCTACAACTTCAGATGAAAATAGAGATTCATTTCCTGCCGCATCCACAGCCAGTACTTTAAAATAATATGTTGTACCTGCTGTACCATAAACAGTGCAAAAGTTGTCGGGGGTTCCAACATATACTTGAGAAGATCCGCCAGCGATTCGTCTATATACCACGTAACGAACAACAGCTAGATTGTCAGTAGAAGGGTTCCATGAAATATTTATATAGCTATCACCATCCGGGGAACACATTAAACCAGTTGGTGTGCTTGGCTTCATTAAATCCGTTATAGTTGTTGTAAAATTTACGGTATTACTCTCAGTTGATAAATTTTCTGCGGCGTCTCTTGCTTTGACATAGAAATTATAAGATGTGTCTTGAGATAGTCCACTAACGGTATAAGAGAGAACGTTACCTGTTATGATTGGCGAAATACCATTTCCATATATAATATAATTTGTAACACCATATTCATCAGTCGATGCTGACCAACTTAAAGTTACACTTGTATCGCGAATATTTGATACTTGCAAGTTTGTTGGATTTGTTGGTGCGGTACTATCTTTTGGACGTCCTGTATATTCGATGAATTGGACAACTCTGTAAGGGTTAAGAATTGAGAAAGTTTGTCCTCCACCAGCAGGTCCTGATGCCACAGATTCATATCCTAAATGGCCATCATCACCAACAGCTTCAAAATTTATTATGCTTCCTAAACCTTCTTTTACTCTTGTTTCTGTGTGAGTGTGTGCAGGTATTTCATTAATACTTAGTTTTTTAGCCATTCGACCTCCTGTACTTCCCAAGGTTTCAAATGGATATATTATGTTGCCATAATTATCTCTATAGTAGCTAATACCGTTACCTCCGTCTCCGTCTTGTGCATCAGTTTTTTCTTCTGGAGTTAGAATATTAAGCCCTACAGGTATTTTACCTTTTAATGGTACATATTCTTCCCAACCTTCAGGAAATGGAGCTGGTTTTCCCCAGATAGCAACCATTCCAAGTGGTACAGCAGTGGCGGGTTTGTCTTCTAAAGCCTGGATACGATTAAGTAACGAGTTGATTAACGTACTGTTTTTAATAACCTGATTTTGATTGTCTAATACCAGCAAAGAGGAGCCATTAGAACTTGTTGTATTGATATTGTCTAAATATACTTTCCCACCGATATAAGTATTATCCCAATCCGGACCATAATTTAGAGTAAGATTTGTCGTCGACGCAGTGCTGTTGTCAACTAAAGCTCTTCCCAGATAATCATTTTGATGCAATAATCCTCTTCCGCCACTATAACCTAATCTAAAATCTCTGGCTCTTACGTTTGCTTCTAAGGTTTGATTTGTGTCTAATTTTGATAATTGATGAGTCCCCAGATCTAAATCTCCCTGCATCGCTTTAGAACCATTAAGCGGAAGATAAGATTGATTAATTAAATTGATATCTGCTTCAATTACGTTGATGTTTGTTTCAATTGCATTAATATCTCCTTCAACAACGTCAATATTAGCCTCTATTGCATTAATGTTGGATTGAATTGCCTGAAGAATTTCTTCGATTGCCTGAATATCCTTAACAATCTTAAAATTTCTTACATCATAATAATAGACCGTTTGTACCTGACCACTTTCAGAAACAAAAACACCATCATTCAATTTGGCTGGGCTGTATTCTGCCTCATAATCATAATAAGCGGGTTGAGATTCTCCGGTTCCGTAGATTAAATTTGTCTCTGTTCTGGTGGTTTTTAAATAATTCGTTGGAGTTCCATTTTTGATAGGATATAAAATTCCTGTCTGATTTTCCGGGTTTACAGCATCTTCCTGACGGATAACTGCCCAGCCTTTTGCTTCGCTTGTTGCGTGAGCTACAATATAATCGTTATTGTTGTCGATGCTTAAATGCCTTTTTAAAGCTTCGTATAATTCAGACCTGTAGGCAGTTTGAAGTTTTTCTAAAGTTTCTTGCTCGAGCGGAAATCCTCCCGAATGACTAAAATTTACTTGTTTCATTTTTATTGATTTAAATGTCTGTTGTTTTTGATACTATTTTTCTAAGACTTCTGGTGAATAAGGATAGCTTTCATAACTTTTACCAGCTAGTTTATAGAAGTTAAGAAGATTGTGGAATTCAATGTTTGCCACTTTGATGGCTGCTGTTTTCGATACAGCTCCATTTTTATCTGGCTGGATCGTTATAGTTCCGTTTGTTATTAAAATTTCAGGTATAAATACTCTAAAATTAGCATAGGCTAGTGTGGTGTAATCTTTACGGTGGGCCAGATAAACAGGTTTGTTGTTTTTGTTTTTATATTCCTCACGCTTAAATATTTTTAATAACGGAATCATTAATGTTCCGTCCGGTTCATAGTATTCTTTATGGAGATATACATACTGCAAGGTAGGCTTGACCGATTCGTCTATATAAATTAACTCGTTCAATCGTTTTTGCTCCGTGCTTGCATTAGGATTGTAATTTTTGGTTGGATTGAAGGTTTCGTTCAATACTTTTTCCAGATAAATCACCTGGCCTGTATGTTGCATTTTGTAAAGAGTCTCCTCATAAATGGAACGAATAGGAGCAAGTAAAACATTGAGCCATTGCGCATGTGTTTTTTTTCTAAGAATAGGAGGGATGAGCCATAATAATAGCTTTTCCCATTTTAAAATCGTGTATTTATTCATCGTTTACGTATTAGACTATTGTTTATCTCGGTAGAATGTATAAGGAATGTAGTTTACCTCAACTTCAAGGGTGTCCAAATCAAAATAACCTGCTTTTGGAATGAAATATTCTATTTTGGTCACATCCGGAAGTGTCGGATTTGGCTCATCATTTGGATTTGTTGCCATAGCAGTTTGAACCTTTGTTAAAATCGGAATTTTAACTCCCTGCGCTTTCTGAATGGCATCAACTAAATACGTTTTGACAAAAGCACCATTAAATTCGATATTTTTTAAATGATCTTTTACAGCATCTATTACAGGAAATGCCTGACTATTGGATATCAATGAACCATTTAATGGATCTAATTCGTACTCGTCCATAGGTAATATAATACCCTCATCTGAGCTGTTTGAGATTTTTGTTTGATAATATTCAATGTCTTTCGGGTTGATGTAAATACTCAAAGGATCAATATAAACATTCAGACTTAGTCTCAGAATATCACCCTGATCAGAACTTATATAGACCTGATTTCCTGCATCTTTAATTTTAGAGATGTATTCTTTAAAGGCATAGAGTTCGTTGGGTACATCAATTCTCGAAATTTTATCCTCTTTTACTGTGGCAACTTTTATAAAAACAACTCCAACTTTATTATGGAAATAGTCAGAAAAAATTTCTTCGATTTCTTTGTTTGGTTTGAGAACTGTTTCTAAGTCAATTTCGCTTACAGCACAATGTTTTATTATTTTCGATTCTTCAATTTCTGATTCTGTAAGACCTGTAGTGTCAAATTGATACGAACCATCTTGCCAGATTAGTGACATTCCGTTACTCGAGTCTGGCTCTAATGGAACACCATAATGAAAATTTAAAGCCTGATCTCTATACCAGTTTAAGGTATGAGGTCTTGAAATTAAGGCGTTTTTTTCGACTATTTTTTCGTGTACCCAAATTGCAGTAGCCACAATGTTGATCCACAGCCTCCAAATACTTGTATTTGAGGAGCTTGTTAAGCCTTTTAGAGAGGGCTGTTTCCCTTTCTCAATCAGAATTTCATTCTGTATTTCAGCAATTGTACGTGCCATATTTTATTTTTTAGATATAGTTTAGCCTGTAAGACATGTGTAATATGCTTATAGATAATTGTTTATGTTTTTGTAAATACTACAGAGATGTAGTTTTCTTTAGAGATTTCTAAAAGTTGAGATTATTTTTTTTGATAATTGATTAATAAATGATGAAGTCATCTTCAATAATCATATAATCAATTCCGGAGAAGTTATCCAGTAAAAATTCTTCTTCTTCAGTAAGTGAAGTCGCGGGTTTTAGATTTCTGGAATTGTAATATTCAACAATATCCTTTTTAAAGGCTTCTCTGCCTATTTTTAAATCTTCGTAAACAGAAATGTCTTCTGTGATGTTAAATTGATCATTGTCTTCTAAAAGATCAAATACTTTTTCTATACTTCCGTATTCTTGCAAGGACAAGTCAAAAATGTTTTGATTTTCCTGTGGTTTAATAGTTCCCATCGATTTTAATGTTTTGTAAATCGTTAACATCTAATGTTTTTACATAAAAGTTGTCATACGATAATTGTTTGTCTATTTCGTTTTCTAGTCTTAGCCTGGAGGTTGCATCCGGACTGTTAATGTATTTTTTAATTCCTACTCCAAGTATCGGAAACTCTTTGTAGCTTCCTTTTTGGCTGAGCAAAAGGTGTTCAATGTGTTGCTGATCTGAATCTTTAATGGCGAAATCGCCTTTTAAATCACCTTCGAAATCACCTTTTATTATTAACAAATCTTCCTCTATGATAAAATCTTTCATCTGTACTTTTTGATTTTTTGTGGGTTAATATCTTCTTCTGAATCTGCGCGCGATATTCAAAAAATGATGTTTTATTTGATACTGTAAAAATAAGCTATGCTTTCTCCTTAACCAAGATTTTAAGGGGTAGTAATCAGTAGTTTCAGTAAGTTTGTAATTGTTTTAATTATCTTGTAATCAAGCTTTTAAATTGTATTTGTCGTCTGAGATAAGAATTTTAGATCACAGGAATAACCAGCTCGATAATAACCTTGAAAATTGTTTTTAAAATGTTATTTTTAAGTGTATTCAATCTGATTTTTGATATTCCGGTAGTTTGCAATGCTTGTAAAGCGACTAAATCAAGCTGACTTTTTAAGAGCCATTCCAATTCTTCTTCCGTTAGGGCTGAAGTAGAGAAGAGCAGGATCCAGCGTTCAAGTTTTTCTCTGGATGTTTCTAAAAATGTATTTAGATCTTTTTCTAATTCGGGTTTAATATCTTTATAGCTATTGGCTATAATAATTTTTAATCTGCTTTTTAACTCTTTTAATACTTTATCGTTGTCCATAGTTTTATTTGTTGAAGTTGATTAAATCTAAAAGGGCATCTTTTGACTCTTTGTCTTTTTTACTTTCATATTGAATAAGTAAATCCAAAGCATCCATAACCTGTTTTTTGGATTCGGCTACAAAAACCGGAGACAAAGTCGCTTTCGTTTCCCAACGTTTAAAAAAACCTGACAATAAGTTTTTCTCTTTATCGGTTAGAATTTCCCACATCGCAAAAGTGATTTCGTTATTGGGTTTGCTTTTTTCATATTCGACCAATTTTTCAATGTTTAACAACAGAGATTCGACTTCTGTTTTATTAGAAGCATACGGTGTTACTGCTTTATCCATTAATTTGGCCGTTTCTATTTTTAACTCTGTTGTTTTTTGATAAGAATATTGGTCGAACAAAGCTGTTCTGGTCGAAGTACAGGAGACAACTGCAAAAGAAATCGCAATTAAAAAAGGTACAAGCTTTAATTTGAACTGTTTCATTTGTTTATTTATATAAGATTAC contains:
- a CDS encoding HAMP domain-containing sensor histidine kinase, giving the protein MKQEIDALEQSMHIKDFLFVIKKKSDHLTNYFLISFFVVGLLLSFFYDTWQIGVGVGSLLLIAYYSTKVVMPKSNLYQYVLSVVLGIFMAQFIYQMHGLFEMHFIAFIASAILITYQNWKLQIPLMLVVGIHHGVFGYFQYLGLDEIYFSQLDYMSLQTFIIHMILAGCIFSICGLWAYQFKKYSEAHMELIFKKREIENQELKTANYELDRFVYSTSHDLRAPLNSMLGLIEIAKEDTTEESMLEYFRMLKGSAKKLDGFICDILDYSRNSRMEINNELINFRELINGVTENLKFIGDNNRMVEFKIEIFDEVSFYSDKNRLITILNNLISNAIRYQNSQIPNPFVNIKIETSPTETNIFVQDNGIGIDEESQSKIFNMFYRVSQESVGSGLGLYIVKEAVNKLNGDIKVKSQIGEGTTFLIKIPNQ
- a CDS encoding response regulator — translated: MNQESEKPTFKKILVIDDNPTDRYIAKRMAEKYHFAEEIILQESALEALDYIKSLENTPELLPQFIFLDINMPGMNGYEFLEEYAKLSETIKANCIILMITTSIHPDDFKRAENNPSVFRFLNKPLDREKFRLIEDEFLSKK
- a CDS encoding leucine-rich repeat domain-containing protein, with the translated sequence MITQKYIISKALALDTVNEGKNTDEILVYSADKEVKRIPQSSFSIEIKGVYNNNGEAKADGLVVGDYYRKPIVSDSESSVLAVVVDVLPTMKLVFNDIDTTASFLGITDKESIEDWNVFFSASTSLIFTKVRIEGNDAIFTRSDSFSGQINLNSCQIKDIDFTGFTNQISRIFLQSNEITFFNPTEKLPHSVTTLDLNNNTLATFDPHIELPDSLEYLSLSNCDLKTFNPSIALPVDLKTLNLEVNQIETFNPTIALPSGLNVLKLNVNEIVVFNPSLALPADLQELILNNNKIVTFDPSIALPSNLKYLNLNDNQIVTFDPANFALPANLDSFSIGDNKIATFDPANFALPNSITSLSLFNNQIVSFDLVNFLLPSNLKILSLGGNKISTFDPSVPLPDNLEFLSVLSCSIVSFNPTLPLPATLKNIRLEYNRITTSSWNTATAWISNLGNNGSINCEVNYDSIIETASETLLRDKGWTIITQ
- a CDS encoding phage holin family protein, translating into MIHKISEYSNELKLLLYGIFIYLEMDAEIVKILFYLMVMDTFLGIIKTIVLNNPFSFKKLALGFVSKLAVLLIPTALALMSKGLNYNFKWFVTIVMDLLIVSDGISIISNIIAIKTKKEVENFDAMTLILKSIRDRLILLFKRLLITIDPKYHIEK
- a CDS encoding fibronectin type III domain-containing protein, which produces MKQVNFSHSGGFPLEQETLEKLQTAYRSELYEALKRHLSIDNNNDYIVAHATSEAKGWAVIRQEDAVNPENQTGILYPIKNGTPTNYLKTTRTETNLIYGTGESQPAYYDYEAEYSPAKLNDGVFVSESGQVQTVYYYDVRNFKIVKDIQAIEEILQAIQSNINAIEANIDVVEGDINAIETNINVIEADINLINQSYLPLNGSKAMQGDLDLGTHQLSKLDTNQTLEANVRARDFRLGYSGGRGLLHQNDYLGRALVDNSTASTTNLTLNYGPDWDNTYIGGKVYLDNINTTSSNGSSLLVLDNQNQVIKNSTLINSLLNRIQALEDKPATAVPLGMVAIWGKPAPFPEGWEEYVPLKGKIPVGLNILTPEEKTDAQDGDGGNGISYYRDNYGNIIYPFETLGSTGGRMAKKLSINEIPAHTHTETRVKEGLGSIINFEAVGDDGHLGYESVASGPAGGGQTFSILNPYRVVQFIEYTGRPKDSTAPTNPTNLQVSNIRDTSVTLSWSASTDEYGVTNYIIYGNGISPIITGNVLSYTVSGLSQDTSYNFYVKARDAAENLSTESNTVNFTTTITDLMKPSTPTGLMCSPDGDSYINISWNPSTDNLAVVRYVVYRRIAGGSSQVYVGTPDNFCTVYGTAGTTYYFKVLAVDAAGNESLFSSEVVGYVESEGGGGSCFDVESLVTMASGQSKKLKNIVVGDKLQGFSFPNEIDESDGDYFLWNGKLDEATKTDVTVVNKITSVQPNYYEIKMADTTIKVTGEHPLLVTQDGENLQWISVKNVSQSMLLIDKTGKTKAIESITFKEEPLEVALLDVENVDNYVISGIVAHNNKPEDPQDPQL